One part of the Streptomyces lienomycini genome encodes these proteins:
- a CDS encoding streptophobe family protein yields the protein MSARTPSAAAGPPGRPGSPGRTPAGPGWAQALGTVLAGLVAMGAAAALGLWAAGAADLPDNAFPRVVVATLVTAVGGALEMSGDAGDLAATDAGLTVMPLSVTLTGALMIARGFLRPLRHRAEVGAAELAGWAGRIAVLWLLALLGMSFAARQTFEVSLGEGLLNDLGDLFGVAPRVGFTTDVPLTVLFGLLWLAGVLVLALLASPAAPLPGRLRGLRTSVRPAAYSMVALLLAYVVIGVVVALVVAGTRGHPADTFPVLLLGLPNLAWPALTIGLGATWNGRVEGPFGLPMPQVLDKVLRTPDVSTVNVGTLAERDGRMWWLLVAAAVLVLAAGFLVASRSPVRSPAWLCAVRLAVALALTVLVISLVGRIRAHYGLSVLGIGDLGGGLAGQLFLRPRWWGAVGLALLWGLVAGFLGALLARWVGGRAGRAGS from the coding sequence GTGAGTGCGCGAACCCCCTCCGCGGCCGCCGGGCCCCCCGGACGTCCGGGTTCCCCGGGCCGGACGCCCGCCGGTCCCGGCTGGGCGCAGGCACTGGGGACGGTGCTGGCCGGGCTGGTCGCCATGGGGGCCGCGGCCGCGCTCGGGCTGTGGGCGGCCGGTGCCGCGGACCTGCCCGACAACGCCTTCCCGCGGGTCGTCGTGGCGACCCTCGTCACCGCCGTGGGCGGCGCGCTGGAGATGTCCGGCGACGCGGGCGACCTGGCGGCCACCGACGCGGGGCTGACCGTGATGCCGCTGTCCGTCACCCTGACCGGCGCCCTGATGATCGCCCGGGGCTTCCTGCGACCGCTGCGCCACCGCGCCGAGGTCGGGGCGGCGGAGCTGGCCGGCTGGGCCGGGCGGATCGCCGTCCTGTGGCTGCTCGCGCTGCTGGGGATGTCGTTCGCGGCACGGCAGACGTTCGAGGTGTCGCTCGGCGAGGGCCTGCTGAACGACCTCGGCGACCTGTTCGGCGTCGCCCCGAGGGTCGGCTTCACCACGGACGTGCCGCTGACCGTCCTCTTCGGCCTGCTCTGGCTGGCGGGGGTGCTCGTCCTCGCCCTGCTGGCCTCGCCCGCGGCTCCGCTGCCCGGCCGGCTGCGGGGTCTGCGGACGTCGGTGCGTCCGGCCGCGTACTCGATGGTCGCGCTGCTGCTGGCGTACGTGGTGATCGGCGTCGTCGTCGCCCTGGTGGTCGCCGGGACGCGGGGGCATCCGGCGGACACCTTCCCCGTGCTGCTCCTGGGTCTGCCGAACCTGGCGTGGCCCGCGCTCACGATCGGCCTGGGGGCGACCTGGAACGGGCGCGTGGAGGGGCCCTTCGGGCTCCCGATGCCGCAGGTGCTCGACAAGGTGCTGCGCACGCCGGACGTCTCGACCGTGAACGTGGGCACGCTCGCCGAGCGCGACGGGCGGATGTGGTGGCTCCTGGTCGCCGCGGCGGTCCTCGTCCTGGCGGCCGGATTCCTCGTGGCATCCCGGTCCCCCGTCCGGTCGCCGGCCTGGCTGTGCGCGGTGCGCCTGGCCGTGGCGCTGGCGCTGACGGTCCTCGTGATCTCTCTCGTCGGCCGGATCCGCGCGCACTACGGGCTGTCGGTGCTCGGCATCGGCGATCTGGGCGGCGGGCTGGCCGGGCAGTTGTTCCTGCGACCGCGGTGGTGGGGTGCGGTGGGCCTCGCGCTGCTGTGGGGGCTGGTCGCCGGGTTCCTGGGTGCGCTGCTCGCCCGGTGGGTGGGCGGACGGGCCGGCCGGGCCGGTTCGTAG
- a CDS encoding nuclear transport factor 2 family protein has protein sequence MSAPTRRYEDAVARYFEAWNAGPDARAKAVAAAWTNDGGYTDPLADVRGHEQIAAVITAAHEQFPGFVFRLSGAVDGHHDTARFSWELVSEAGGAAAGEASAPVAGFDVITLDGEDRIRDVHGFLDRVPEGV, from the coding sequence ATGTCCGCACCCACGCGTCGCTACGAGGACGCCGTCGCCCGCTACTTCGAGGCCTGGAACGCCGGGCCGGACGCGCGGGCCAAGGCGGTCGCCGCGGCCTGGACCAATGACGGCGGCTACACCGACCCGCTGGCCGACGTCCGGGGCCACGAGCAGATCGCGGCCGTGATCACGGCGGCCCACGAGCAGTTCCCCGGTTTCGTCTTCCGGCTGTCCGGCGCCGTGGACGGGCATCACGACACGGCGCGCTTCTCCTGGGAACTGGTGAGCGAGGCCGGAGGTGCCGCCGCTGGGGAGGCTTCGGCGCCGGTGGCCGGATTCGACGTGATCACCCTGGACGGAGAGGACCGCATCCGGGACGTCCACGGCTTCCTCGACCGGGTTCCCGAGGGGGTGTGA
- the mgrA gene encoding L-glyceraldehyde 3-phosphate reductase gives MYTAHPDRYAEMPYRRTGRSGLKLPALSLGLWHNFGPDRPVETQRAILRRAFDLGVTHFDLANNYGPPPGSAESALGEALKADFAPYRDELVISTKAGYLMWPGPYGEWGSRKYLLSSLDQSLDRMGLDYVDIFYSHRPDPETPLEETMGALHTAVQQGKALYVGVSNYSPEQTREAARILAGLGTPLLIHQPRYSMLDRRPETSGLLDTLDELRVGSIAYSPLEQGLLTGRYLNGIPEDSRAASDSPFLNSDAVTEELVGKLRALNGIAESRGQSLAQTALAWVLREGRVTSALVGASSPRQLEDSVAAIGNLDFDADELARIDEIVNG, from the coding sequence TTGTACACCGCACACCCCGACCGCTACGCGGAGATGCCCTACCGGCGCACCGGACGCAGCGGGCTCAAGCTCCCCGCGCTCTCGCTCGGTCTGTGGCACAACTTCGGCCCGGACCGCCCGGTCGAGACCCAGCGCGCCATCCTGCGCCGCGCCTTCGACCTCGGCGTCACCCACTTCGACCTCGCCAACAACTACGGACCGCCCCCCGGCTCCGCGGAGTCCGCGCTCGGCGAGGCCCTGAAGGCCGACTTCGCGCCGTACCGTGACGAGCTGGTGATCTCCACCAAGGCCGGCTACCTGATGTGGCCGGGTCCGTACGGCGAGTGGGGCTCGCGCAAGTACCTGCTGTCCTCACTCGACCAGAGCCTGGACCGGATGGGTCTGGACTACGTCGACATCTTCTACTCGCACCGCCCCGACCCGGAGACTCCGCTGGAGGAGACGATGGGCGCCCTGCACACGGCGGTGCAGCAGGGCAAGGCGCTCTACGTCGGCGTCTCCAACTACTCGCCGGAGCAGACCCGCGAGGCCGCCCGCATCCTCGCCGGACTGGGCACCCCGCTGCTGATCCACCAGCCGCGCTACTCCATGCTCGACCGCCGCCCCGAGACGAGCGGCCTGCTGGACACCCTCGACGAGCTGCGGGTCGGCTCCATCGCCTACTCCCCGCTGGAGCAGGGCCTGCTGACCGGCCGCTACCTGAACGGCATCCCGGAGGACTCCCGGGCCGCGAGCGACAGCCCGTTCCTGAACTCCGACGCGGTCACCGAGGAACTGGTCGGCAAGCTGCGCGCCCTGAACGGGATCGCCGAGTCCCGCGGCCAGTCACTGGCCCAGACGGCCCTGGCCTGGGTACTGCGCGAAGGCCGCGTGACCTCCGCCCTGGTGGGCGCGAGCAGCCCCCGGCAACTGGAGGACAGCGTCGCGGCCATCGGCAACCTCGACTTCGACGCCGACGAACTGGCCCGTATCGACGAGATCGTCAACGGCTAG
- a CDS encoding LysR family transcriptional regulator: MELRHLQHFVAVAEDQHFTRAAERLLVSQSGLSASIRALERELRAPLFVRTTRRVTLTEAGRALLEEARRILAQVRSAHEAVAAVQGVLRGTLSLGAEQCIAGVPVAGLLAGFRRRHPDVEIRLRQAGSGQLAEEVAAGRLDLAFAYRTQADTEQLRSVSLAGEPMTVLCHPGHRLAADGAVLTPHDLADEVFVDFHPDWGPRRVTDAVFAAAGVRRTVPLEVNDVHGLLDLIDENLGIAVVPRHFRHKRAALTSLPLKDADGTEYETIALLPPAQATSPAARALMGLLETGSAGPGSAGTGRA, translated from the coding sequence ATGGAACTGCGTCATCTCCAGCATTTCGTGGCGGTCGCCGAGGACCAGCACTTCACCCGGGCGGCGGAACGGCTGCTGGTGTCCCAGTCCGGTCTGTCCGCGTCGATCCGGGCGCTGGAGCGGGAGCTGCGGGCGCCGCTGTTCGTGCGTACGACCCGTCGGGTGACGCTGACGGAGGCCGGGCGCGCGCTGCTGGAGGAGGCGCGGCGGATCCTGGCCCAGGTGCGGTCGGCGCACGAGGCGGTCGCCGCGGTGCAGGGGGTGCTGCGCGGGACGCTGTCGCTGGGTGCCGAGCAGTGCATCGCCGGGGTGCCGGTGGCCGGGCTGCTGGCCGGGTTCAGGCGGCGTCACCCGGACGTGGAGATCCGGCTGCGGCAGGCGGGCTCCGGTCAGCTGGCGGAGGAGGTCGCGGCGGGCCGGCTCGACCTGGCCTTCGCCTACCGCACCCAGGCGGACACGGAGCAGTTGCGTTCGGTCTCGCTGGCGGGCGAGCCGATGACGGTGCTGTGCCACCCCGGTCACCGGCTCGCGGCCGACGGCGCGGTGCTCACCCCGCACGACCTGGCCGACGAGGTCTTCGTCGACTTCCACCCGGACTGGGGCCCGCGCCGCGTCACCGACGCCGTGTTCGCCGCGGCGGGCGTGCGGCGCACCGTGCCGCTGGAGGTGAACGACGTGCACGGGCTGCTCGACCTGATCGACGAGAACCTCGGCATCGCGGTCGTGCCGCGCCACTTCCGCCACAAGCGCGCCGCGCTGACCTCGCTGCCCCTCAAGGACGCGGACGGGACGGAGTACGAGACCATCGCGCTGCTGCCGCCCGCGCAGGCGACCAGTCCGGCGGCGCGGGCGCTGATGGGGCTGCTGGAGACGGGCAGCGCGGGTCCGGGAAGCGCGGGAACGGGGCGCGCGTGA
- a CDS encoding mycothiol transferase — MHAKDILIEGYGRIQEEVHAAVEGLDPDGLNARPAADANSVAWLVWHLTRVQDDHVADAFGLDQVWFTGGWEKRFGLGLPRGDTGYGHSSAKVAKVRVDSPDLLTGYYDAVHEQTLTALRSLAAKDLERIVDDNWDPPVTLGARLVSVLSDDLQHVGQAAYARGLVQSADA, encoded by the coding sequence ATGCATGCGAAGGACATCCTCATCGAGGGCTACGGCCGCATCCAGGAAGAAGTCCACGCCGCCGTCGAGGGCCTGGACCCCGACGGCCTGAACGCCCGCCCCGCCGCCGACGCGAACTCCGTCGCCTGGCTGGTCTGGCACCTCACCCGCGTCCAGGACGACCACGTCGCCGACGCCTTCGGCCTCGACCAGGTGTGGTTCACCGGGGGGTGGGAGAAGCGCTTCGGCCTGGGCCTGCCGCGCGGCGACACCGGGTACGGCCACAGTTCCGCGAAGGTCGCCAAGGTGCGGGTCGACTCCCCCGACCTGCTGACGGGCTACTACGACGCCGTGCACGAGCAGACGCTCACGGCCCTGCGCTCGTTGGCCGCCAAGGACCTGGAGCGGATCGTGGACGACAACTGGGATCCGCCGGTCACCCTCGGCGCGCGCCTGGTCAGCGTCCTGTCCGACGATCTCCAGCACGTCGGACAGGCCGCCTATGCGCGCGGGCTGGTTCAGAGCGCGGACGCGTAA
- a CDS encoding adenosine deaminase translates to MSSTRIDTETLRRLPKAVLHDHLDGGLRPATVVELAASAGHTLPTTDPDELAAWYYEAANSGDLVRYIATFEHTLAVMQNREGLLRTAEEYVLDLAADGVVYGEVRYAPELNTRGGLSMREVVETVQEGLAAGMAKAAADGTPVRVGTLLCGMRMFDRVREAADLAVAFRDAGVVGFDIAGAEDGFPPADHLDAFEHLRRENVPFTIHAGEAHGLPSIHQALQVCGAQRIGHGVRITDDIPDLASGKLGRLAAWVRDRRIALEMCPTSNLQTGAATSIAEHPITALKDLGFRVTLNTDNRLVSGTTMTREMSLLVEQAGWGIEDLRTVTVNALKSAFVPFDERNALIQDVVLPGYASAL, encoded by the coding sequence ATGTCATCTACGCGCATAGACACCGAGACCCTCCGCCGCCTCCCCAAGGCGGTGCTGCACGACCACCTCGACGGCGGCCTGCGTCCCGCCACCGTCGTGGAACTGGCCGCGTCCGCCGGCCACACCCTGCCCACCACCGACCCCGACGAACTGGCCGCCTGGTACTACGAGGCCGCCAACTCCGGTGACCTGGTGCGCTACATCGCCACCTTCGAGCACACCCTCGCCGTGATGCAGAACCGCGAGGGGCTGCTGCGCACCGCCGAGGAGTACGTCCTCGACCTCGCCGCCGACGGAGTCGTCTACGGCGAGGTCCGCTACGCCCCCGAGCTGAACACCAGGGGCGGGCTGTCGATGAGGGAGGTCGTGGAGACCGTCCAGGAGGGCCTCGCCGCCGGCATGGCCAAGGCGGCCGCCGACGGGACTCCCGTCCGGGTCGGCACCCTGCTCTGCGGCATGCGGATGTTCGACCGGGTCCGCGAGGCCGCCGACCTCGCGGTCGCCTTCCGGGACGCCGGTGTCGTCGGCTTCGACATCGCCGGCGCCGAGGACGGCTTCCCGCCCGCCGACCACCTCGACGCCTTCGAGCACCTGCGCCGCGAGAACGTGCCCTTCACCATCCACGCCGGCGAGGCGCACGGGCTGCCCAGCATCCACCAGGCCCTCCAGGTGTGCGGCGCCCAGCGCATCGGCCACGGCGTGCGCATCACCGACGACATCCCCGACCTCGCCTCCGGCAAGCTGGGCCGGCTCGCCGCCTGGGTGCGCGACCGCCGGATCGCCCTGGAGATGTGCCCGACCTCCAACCTCCAGACCGGCGCCGCGACCTCGATCGCCGAGCACCCGATCACCGCGCTGAAGGACCTCGGCTTCCGCGTCACCCTCAACACCGACAACCGCCTCGTCTCGGGCACGACGATGACGCGCGAGATGTCCCTGCTGGTCGAGCAGGCGGGCTGGGGGATCGAGGACCTGCGCACGGTCACCGTCAACGCCCTGAAGAGCGCCTTCGTCCCCTTCGACGAGCGCAACGCCCTGATCCAGGACGTGGTCCTGCCGGGTTACGCGTCCGCGCTCTGA
- a CDS encoding VOC family protein, with the protein MTRIALVALVVDDYDEAIRFYTEALGFRLAEDTPRPDGSRWVVVEPGGPGPGTALLLARAKGEAQRARIGDQTGGRVGFFLHTADFARDHARMTAAGVTFLEEPRHEPYGSVAVFQDLYGNRWDLLQPAAP; encoded by the coding sequence ATGACACGCATCGCCCTGGTCGCCCTCGTCGTCGACGACTACGACGAGGCGATCCGCTTCTACACCGAGGCCCTCGGCTTCCGCCTCGCCGAGGACACGCCCCGGCCCGACGGCTCCCGCTGGGTCGTCGTCGAGCCCGGTGGCCCGGGCCCGGGCACCGCCCTGCTGCTGGCCCGCGCCAAGGGCGAGGCCCAGCGTGCCCGGATCGGCGACCAGACGGGCGGGCGCGTCGGCTTCTTCCTCCACACCGCCGACTTCGCCCGCGACCACGCCCGCATGACCGCCGCGGGCGTGACCTTCCTGGAGGAGCCCCGGCACGAGCCCTACGGCTCGGTCGCCGTCTTCCAGGACCTGTACGGCAACCGCTGGGACCTGCTCCAGCCCGCCGCCCCCTGA
- a CDS encoding glycoside hydrolase family 19 protein: MPRRRISAVVTALALAGAVPLLMPADEASAATCSSYPAWSAGANYNTGDIVRYTDGKAYIAEHANPGYDPLISTWFWDPYACDGGSQTPVGSFVVSEAQFNQMFPGRNSFYTYSGLTAALSAYPGFANTGSDTTKKQEAAAFLANVSHETGGLVHIVEQNTANYPHYCDWNQPYGCPAGQAAYYGRGPIQLSWNFNYKAAGDALGIDLLGNPWLVQNDAAVAWKTGLWYWNTQSGPGTMTPHNAMVNGAGFGQTIRSINGSLECDGRNPAQVQSRVAKYQQFSQILGVSPGGNLYC, translated from the coding sequence GTGCCGAGGCGCCGTATATCCGCCGTGGTGACCGCACTCGCCCTCGCGGGCGCCGTCCCGCTGCTCATGCCCGCCGACGAGGCGTCGGCCGCCACCTGTTCGAGCTACCCCGCGTGGTCGGCCGGTGCGAACTACAACACCGGCGACATCGTCCGCTACACCGACGGCAAGGCCTACATCGCCGAGCACGCCAACCCGGGCTACGACCCGCTCATCAGCACCTGGTTCTGGGACCCGTACGCCTGTGACGGCGGTTCGCAGACGCCGGTCGGCAGCTTCGTCGTCAGCGAGGCCCAGTTCAACCAGATGTTCCCGGGCCGGAACTCCTTCTACACCTACAGCGGCCTCACCGCCGCGCTCAGCGCCTACCCCGGCTTCGCCAACACCGGCAGCGACACCACCAAGAAGCAGGAGGCCGCGGCCTTCCTCGCCAACGTCAGCCACGAGACCGGCGGCCTGGTCCACATCGTCGAGCAGAACACCGCCAACTACCCCCACTACTGCGACTGGAACCAGCCCTACGGCTGCCCGGCCGGCCAGGCCGCCTACTACGGGCGCGGACCGATCCAGCTCAGCTGGAACTTCAACTACAAGGCCGCGGGCGACGCGCTCGGCATCGACCTGCTGGGCAACCCCTGGCTGGTGCAGAACGACGCGGCCGTGGCCTGGAAGACCGGCCTGTGGTACTGGAACACCCAGTCCGGGCCCGGCACCATGACCCCGCACAACGCGATGGTCAACGGCGCCGGCTTCGGCCAGACCATCCGCTCCATCAACGGGTCCCTGGAGTGCGACGGCCGCAACCCCGCACAGGTCCAGAGCCGGGTCGCCAAGTACCAGCAGTTCAGCCAGATCCTCGGCGTCTCCCCGGGCGGGAACCTGTACTGCTGA
- a CDS encoding LLM class flavin-dependent oxidoreductase → MSTLSFHWFLPTSGDSRDVVGGGHGAPATGSGRVRPPTVAYLSQIARAAEDLGFVAALTPTGAWCEDAWLTTAMVSQATERLKFLVAFRPGFVSPTLAAQMASTFQRQTGGRLLLNVVTGGESREQRAYGDFLDKDARYRRTGEFLHIVRELWTGRTVNLRGEHLHVEDAKLVRVPDPVPEVYFGGSSPVAGEVAARHVDVYLTWGEPPEQVAGKIARMRTLAAREGRTLRFGIRLHVITRDTAEQAWAEAHRLLDGFDPDTVRAVQEGLARSESEGQRRMLALHGGSRDALEIHPNLWAGIGLVRGGAGTALVGGHDEVADRIAEYHALGVDEFVLSGYPHLEEAYWFGEGVLPRLAERGLWRHPARVPAGRDTVPLPVAV, encoded by the coding sequence GTGTCGACCCTCTCCTTCCACTGGTTCCTGCCCACCAGCGGCGACAGCCGCGACGTCGTCGGCGGTGGCCACGGCGCCCCGGCCACCGGGTCCGGGCGCGTCCGGCCGCCGACCGTGGCCTATCTGAGCCAGATCGCCCGCGCCGCCGAGGACCTCGGCTTCGTCGCCGCACTCACCCCTACCGGTGCCTGGTGCGAGGACGCGTGGCTGACCACCGCCATGGTGTCCCAGGCGACCGAACGGCTGAAGTTCCTGGTCGCCTTCCGCCCCGGCTTCGTCTCGCCCACGCTCGCCGCGCAGATGGCGTCCACCTTCCAGCGGCAGACCGGCGGACGGCTCCTGCTCAACGTCGTCACCGGCGGCGAGAGCCGCGAGCAGCGGGCCTACGGGGACTTCCTCGACAAGGACGCCCGCTACCGCCGCACCGGCGAGTTCCTGCACATCGTCCGGGAGTTGTGGACGGGCCGGACGGTGAACCTGCGCGGCGAGCACCTCCACGTGGAGGACGCGAAGCTGGTGCGGGTGCCCGACCCCGTGCCCGAGGTGTACTTCGGCGGCTCCTCGCCCGTCGCCGGCGAGGTCGCCGCCCGGCACGTCGACGTGTACCTCACCTGGGGCGAGCCGCCCGAGCAGGTGGCCGGCAAGATCGCCCGGATGCGGACACTGGCCGCTCGGGAGGGCCGTACCCTGCGCTTCGGCATCCGGCTGCACGTCATCACCAGGGACACCGCGGAGCAGGCGTGGGCCGAGGCGCACCGGCTGCTCGACGGCTTCGACCCGGACACCGTACGGGCCGTGCAGGAGGGCCTCGCCCGCAGCGAGTCCGAGGGACAGCGGCGCATGCTCGCCCTGCACGGCGGGTCCCGCGACGCCTTGGAGATCCACCCCAACCTGTGGGCCGGCATCGGCCTGGTGCGCGGCGGCGCGGGCACCGCCCTGGTCGGCGGCCACGACGAGGTCGCGGACCGGATCGCCGAGTACCACGCCCTCGGCGTCGACGAGTTCGTCCTCTCCGGCTACCCGCACCTGGAGGAGGCCTACTGGTTCGGCGAGGGCGTCCTGCCGCGCCTCGCCGAACGGGGGCTGTGGCGCCACCCGGCCCGCGTACCGGCCGGACGCGACACGGTGCCGCTGCCGGTCGCCGTCTGA
- the ssuE gene encoding NADPH-dependent FMN reductase produces the protein MATVLSVSGSPSASSRTNRLLRHLDDRLTAHGHEVIPLDVRTVPAEALLGADFGHPAISEAAALFARADGVVVGTPVYKASYSGVLKALLDLLPQYALTGKTVLPLATGGSTAHVLAIDYALRPVLTSMGAAHIVQGWFTLDRDITAHENGTVTVAPGAAEALAQVVDQFSAALGPRAAALVRSVPARAAVG, from the coding sequence ATGGCCACCGTCCTGTCCGTCTCCGGCAGCCCCTCCGCCTCCTCCCGCACCAACCGCCTGCTGCGCCACCTCGACGACCGGTTGACCGCGCACGGCCACGAGGTGATCCCGCTCGACGTGCGCACGGTCCCCGCCGAGGCCCTGCTCGGGGCGGACTTCGGCCACCCCGCGATCAGCGAGGCCGCCGCGCTGTTCGCCCGTGCCGACGGCGTCGTCGTCGGCACCCCCGTCTACAAGGCGTCCTACTCCGGTGTCCTGAAGGCCCTCCTCGACCTCCTCCCGCAGTACGCCCTCACCGGCAAGACGGTGCTGCCGCTCGCCACCGGCGGCTCCACCGCCCATGTCCTGGCCATCGACTACGCGCTGCGCCCGGTGCTGACCTCCATGGGCGCGGCACACATAGTCCAGGGCTGGTTCACCCTGGACCGGGACATCACGGCGCACGAGAACGGCACGGTCACCGTCGCCCCGGGCGCCGCGGAGGCCCTCGCCCAGGTGGTCGACCAGTTCTCGGCCGCCCTGGGTCCCCGCGCGGCCGCCCTCGTCCGGTCCGTCCCCGCCCGCGCCGCGGTGGGCTGA
- a CDS encoding putative leader peptide: protein MTTRPDLTRRRHVDLARVSSASCRTAA from the coding sequence ATGACAACGCGACCGGACCTCACGCGGCGACGCCACGTCGACCTCGCGCGCGTCTCCAGCGCCTCCTGTCGCACCGCGGCCTGA
- a CDS encoding SPW repeat protein, protein MANVSHPRGDITSHPDAPEMQARYARMLGGRDVALVDGPVFLLGLYCAVSPWILHFTTSQPSLVAHNLIVGIAIGLLALGFTRAPERMYGLSWAMCAIGVWMIISPWIVGTSPDAGVIWNNAVIGALALILGMVCAGTAARSAPRRP, encoded by the coding sequence ATGGCCAACGTCTCGCACCCCCGAGGTGACATCACCAGCCACCCCGACGCCCCGGAAATGCAGGCGCGCTACGCGCGCATGCTCGGTGGTCGGGACGTGGCACTCGTGGACGGGCCGGTGTTCCTGCTCGGCCTCTACTGTGCCGTGTCCCCGTGGATACTCCACTTCACCACCAGCCAGCCCTCACTCGTGGCCCACAACCTGATCGTGGGCATAGCCATCGGTCTGCTGGCCCTCGGATTCACCCGCGCCCCCGAACGCATGTACGGCCTCAGTTGGGCCATGTGCGCGATCGGCGTGTGGATGATCATCTCGCCATGGATCGTCGGTACGAGCCCGGACGCCGGCGTCATCTGGAACAACGCCGTCATCGGCGCCCTGGCTCTGATTCTGGGCATGGTCTGCGCCGGTACGGCGGCGCGGAGCGCCCCACGAAGGCCCTAG
- a CDS encoding GlsB/YeaQ/YmgE family stress response membrane protein yields the protein MEIDGIISAIVIGIVIGVLGRLVVPGRQRIGVLWTILVGIVAALIGSWIASAFDVADTNGVDWVEWLIQIGLAALGVAALDRSRSRPGR from the coding sequence ATGGAGATCGACGGCATCATCAGTGCCATCGTCATCGGTATCGTCATCGGCGTACTGGGCCGGCTCGTGGTGCCGGGCCGACAGCGCATCGGCGTCCTGTGGACGATCCTGGTCGGCATCGTGGCCGCGCTCATCGGGTCGTGGATCGCGTCTGCCTTCGACGTGGCCGACACCAACGGCGTCGACTGGGTCGAGTGGCTCATCCAGATCGGCCTGGCCGCGCTCGGTGTGGCCGCGCTGGACCGCTCCCGGTCACGTCCGGGCCGTTGA
- a CDS encoding NAD-dependent epimerase/dehydratase family protein produces MSTATPQPHAVHTVLGSGPAGTALARELVRRGHPVRLVDRRGEGPAIEGVERFAADVSTADGARAAVADAAVVYHCVNVAYHLQVEVMPRVQEAVLAAVEASGARLVVLDTLYPYGETGGAVMTEDSPWLATSRKGRMRAELDERYLAAHRSGRARVVLGRSADFVGPGVLNSSLGAAVFPGALTGGEVLGFGDVDLPHSYTDIRDVAAGLATLGEREDGDGRVWHLPTAPAVSTREIHTLIEKRVGRPLNVVVLSRLRPFGPFDERFVAEYEEMFYQHTEPQIMDSSAFERSFAVAATPPADTVEATVTWYEAWLADR; encoded by the coding sequence ATGTCCACCGCCACCCCGCAGCCGCACGCCGTCCACACCGTGCTGGGATCCGGCCCCGCGGGCACCGCGCTCGCTCGTGAGCTGGTGCGCAGGGGGCACCCCGTCCGGTTGGTGGACCGCAGGGGCGAAGGCCCCGCGATCGAGGGCGTCGAGCGGTTCGCCGCCGACGTGAGTACGGCCGACGGTGCCCGTGCGGCCGTGGCCGACGCCGCCGTGGTGTACCACTGCGTCAACGTCGCCTACCACCTCCAGGTCGAGGTGATGCCCCGCGTCCAGGAGGCCGTCCTGGCCGCCGTCGAGGCGAGCGGTGCCCGGCTGGTCGTGCTCGACACGCTCTACCCGTACGGCGAGACCGGGGGAGCGGTGATGACCGAGGACAGTCCCTGGCTGGCGACCAGCCGCAAGGGCCGGATGCGCGCAGAGCTGGACGAGCGGTACCTCGCCGCCCACCGGTCCGGCCGGGCCCGCGTGGTCCTCGGCCGCAGCGCGGACTTCGTCGGCCCCGGCGTTCTCAACTCGTCCCTGGGCGCGGCCGTGTTCCCCGGCGCGCTCACCGGCGGCGAGGTCCTCGGCTTCGGCGACGTCGACCTGCCGCACAGCTACACGGACATCCGGGACGTGGCCGCGGGACTCGCGACACTCGGTGAGCGCGAGGACGGCGACGGCCGCGTCTGGCACCTGCCGACCGCCCCCGCCGTCAGCACCCGCGAGATCCACACGCTGATCGAGAAGCGCGTGGGCCGCCCGCTGAACGTCGTGGTGCTCTCGCGGCTTCGCCCCTTCGGTCCGTTCGACGAGCGGTTCGTCGCCGAGTACGAGGAGATGTTCTACCAGCACACGGAGCCCCAGATCATGGACTCCAGCGCCTTCGAGCGGTCGTTCGCGGTGGCCGCCACGCCCCCGGCGGACACCGTGGAGGCGACCGTCACCTGGTACGAGGCGTGGCTCGCCGACAGGTGA